TGACAGAGAACATTATCTCCGCCGCAAACACAAAGCCCCGATACGTCAAGCACATCCTTGAACGGCTCTTTATCAAAGGTAAAATTCAGCTTAACCTTTTTCTTTAAAAAGCTCGGTTTTTCGATAATTTCCATTCTTTCAAGCTCGTTTCGACGGCTCTGAGCACTTTTTGTGGTTGATGCTCTTACAATATTTTTTGCTATGTAATCTTCAAGAAATTCTATTTGCTTTTGCTGTGCCTCGTATTCCTTTAATATACGCTGATTTTTTTCTTCTTTTAAAACTACAAATTTCGAATAATTTCCCGGAAAAGAACATAATGTTCTGTCTTCAATTTCCCATATTTCATTTACTGTTTTATCTAAAAAATATCTGTCGTGAGAAACTAAAAGCAATGCGCTTTTATAGGTTGAAAGATAGTCTTCAAGCCAATCCACAGTCTGTAAATCAAGATGGTTTGTAGGCTCGTCAAGAATTAACAGGTCGGGCTTCTGAAGTAACAGCTTTGCCATTTTAAGTCTTGTCTTTTCGCCGCCGCTCAAGGTGGAAACTATATTGTTTTCCATTCCCGAAAAGCCCATACCGTTTATCATAATCTGAGTTTTAACATCGGTATTATAACCGTCGTGCTGTTCAAAATAGGTTGAAAGTGAAGCATATTTTTTTGCCGCACCTTCGTCAGTTGCCATAAGAGCTTCAAGCTGTGTCATTTGCTTTTGAATTTCAATAAGAGGCGCATATGCACTTTTAAGCTCTTCAAAAACAGTACGTGAGCTTTCCAAGCCTCCGCTTTGCTCAAGATATCCTATACTTTTAGATGCATTTATATACATCTCTCCGCTGTCAATATTTATGGCAGAGGTTATTATGTTAAGAAGAGTAGATTTTCCTACTCCGTTTGCACCTATTAAGCCTATTCTGCTTTGATTTTCAATAACAGCATTTATATTTTTCAATATTTCCTTGCCGTTAAAAACCTTAGAAGCATTTGAAATTGATACTATCATCTTTTTTATTCCTATTTTTTAATAAGTTCTTTAAAGGTGTCTCCCCTGTGCTCAAAGCTTTTAAAAAAGCCATAGCTTGCCGCTGCAGGAGAAAGTAAACATACTCCGCCTTTTTTAGTAACCTCTTTTGCTCTTTTTACAGCGCTTTCAAGGTCGCCCACATAAACAGCTCTGCTGTCATTGAGTATTTTTTCTATACGCTTACCCGTATCATACATTAAAAGAATATTTCTTACACTGCTTTCTTTTAAAAACTCAACAAGCTGAGTATAATCAATCCCTCTATCCATACCGCCCAAAATTACGGTATCTGTTTCGGGTAAGCTTTTCAAGGCTTCAATAGCTGTCTGACAAATGGTTGAAATAGAGTCATCATAAAACTCTATTCCGTCATAACAGCCTGCATATTCAAGTCTGTGCGCCAAGCCCTTAAAGCTGCAAACAGAATTTATAAAGTCCTTATCCGAAATTCCTTTATTTTTGCATATGGGATAAATTGCAGATATATTATATAAGTTATGCTCACCTTTAATTTTAAGCTTTTCTTTGGGCACTTGTATTATATCGGGTTCAATTTCTGCTATTTTAAAATTTACATTCTGAGGAACAAGCTCTTTTTTACAAATAAGCATATCTTCCTTTGTCATAAAACGGTAGATATTCTCTTTTGCTTTCTGATATTTTTCAAAAGTGCCGTAATGGTCTAAATGCTCCTCATAAATATTGAGATAAATTGCAATATTAGGAGATGTTTTCACATATTCCAGCTGATGCGACGACATTTCAAAAACTATAGTTGTTTCTTTGTCTATCTCTTCAAGCATATCAAAAGCAGGAACACCTATATTTCCTACCAAAACAGCATTTACATTGTTTTCCTTAAGCACGTGATAAAGCATACTTGCCGTTGTGCTTTTTCCCTTTGTACCTGTTATACCAATAGTCTGATTTTTATAAAATTCTAAAAAAAGCTGTGTCATAGATGTAAGCTTTCCAAAAGGAAACTCATCCCCTAAAACTATACCCGGGCTTTTTACAATCAAGTCATAAGCTTCAAAATCGGGAGCTTCAACATAATTTACCTTTTCGGGAAGCTGAGGGCATATTTTATCAAAAACATCAATTTGCTGAGCAGTATCAGCTTCAAGCAATCTTTTTAAAACTGCTTTTCCCTCTGCTCCGTAGCCCATAATAAGTATTTTTTTGTCGTTTATCTTTTCAACTAAAAACTTAATCAAGTAAATCAACTTCTCTTTTTATAATAGTAGCAAAAATGTCCTCGGGGAATTCACAATCATCTTGATATTGCTTAAGATTTACAAAGCTTTCTTCTTTATTCAGAGATTTATAATACTCTAAAAGAGCTGGAAGCTTCGTGCTTTTCTTAATTGTCATACAAATAGCCGCATTTATTTCATCTCGGCTGCCTACACATTCAAAAGGCTTTTCGGGTATCTTGCCTATAAGTCCGTCAAAGAGTGGCTTTAGAGAAATATCGTCAAGCAAGTTTGCCCCGAAAATACAAGTGAGCTCCTTTTCTGACAT
The window above is part of the Oscillospiraceae bacterium genome. Proteins encoded here:
- a CDS encoding ABC-F family ATP-binding cassette domain-containing protein, coding for MIVSISNASKVFNGKEILKNINAVIENQSRIGLIGANGVGKSTLLNIITSAINIDSGEMYINASKSIGYLEQSGGLESSRTVFEELKSAYAPLIEIQKQMTQLEALMATDEGAAKKYASLSTYFEQHDGYNTDVKTQIMINGMGFSGMENNIVSTLSGGEKTRLKMAKLLLQKPDLLILDEPTNHLDLQTVDWLEDYLSTYKSALLLVSHDRYFLDKTVNEIWEIEDRTLCSFPGNYSKFVVLKEEKNQRILKEYEAQQKQIEFLEDYIAKNIVRASTTKSAQSRRNELERMEIIEKPSFLKKKVKLNFTFDKEPFKDVLDVSGLCVCGGDNVLCQNIDFHLLKGQKVAVIGANGIGKTAFLKTILKINPIKEGKVTWGKNVKIGYYDQELSGYDDKMPVIDALWNKHKSLNDFEIRSALGGVLLSGENVFKPCGVISGGERARLAFADLMLQKANVLIFDEPTNHLDMYTKEILEEALLRFEGTVILVSHDRYLLNRVPTQIFCLEKDGAQIYLGGYDSYINKIKNQNQEKASKPTEPSKQKKQQ
- the murD gene encoding UDP-N-acetylmuramoyl-L-alanine--D-glutamate ligase, producing MIKFLVEKINDKKILIMGYGAEGKAVLKRLLEADTAQQIDVFDKICPQLPEKVNYVEAPDFEAYDLIVKSPGIVLGDEFPFGKLTSMTQLFLEFYKNQTIGITGTKGKSTTASMLYHVLKENNVNAVLVGNIGVPAFDMLEEIDKETTIVFEMSSHQLEYVKTSPNIAIYLNIYEEHLDHYGTFEKYQKAKENIYRFMTKEDMLICKKELVPQNVNFKIAEIEPDIIQVPKEKLKIKGEHNLYNISAIYPICKNKGISDKDFINSVCSFKGLAHRLEYAGCYDGIEFYDDSISTICQTAIEALKSLPETDTVILGGMDRGIDYTQLVEFLKESSVRNILLMYDTGKRIEKILNDSRAVYVGDLESAVKRAKEVTKKGGVCLLSPAAASYGFFKSFEHRGDTFKELIKK